A single region of the Paraburkholderia megapolitana genome encodes:
- a CDS encoding GntR family transcriptional regulator, with the protein MTLPQTSRSARPKPQNAASLAEQAYDFVKREIITMRLRPSEVLNEAELMALTGIGRTPVHQALHRLVHEGMLTIMPRKGIMVRPVSLDDVLAIIDVRLVNESYCVELAARHAQAQDFEAMEALLERSAVCVAAHDVEGMMDIDREFHLAISAASRNAVLADILRGLHERSLRFWFISLSEPHHLEDVHDEHLELFRLLRERDADGARQSVQRHIEAFRATLFNRI; encoded by the coding sequence ATGACGCTCCCGCAGACTTCCCGCAGCGCTCGCCCCAAGCCACAGAACGCCGCGAGCCTCGCCGAACAGGCCTACGATTTCGTCAAGCGCGAGATCATCACGATGCGTCTGCGCCCAAGCGAAGTGCTCAACGAAGCCGAACTGATGGCGCTGACCGGCATCGGTCGCACTCCCGTTCACCAGGCGCTGCACCGGCTCGTTCACGAAGGCATGCTCACGATCATGCCGCGCAAGGGCATCATGGTGCGCCCGGTCTCGCTCGACGACGTGCTCGCGATCATCGATGTGCGGCTCGTCAACGAGAGCTACTGCGTCGAACTCGCGGCGCGCCATGCGCAGGCGCAGGATTTCGAAGCGATGGAAGCGCTGCTCGAACGTTCGGCGGTCTGCGTCGCGGCGCATGACGTCGAAGGGATGATGGACATCGATCGCGAGTTCCATCTGGCCATTTCCGCCGCCTCGCGCAACGCGGTGCTCGCCGACATCCTGCGTGGACTGCATGAACGCTCGCTGCGTTTCTGGTTCATCTCGCTGTCCGAGCCGCACCATCTCGAAGACGTCCACGACGAGCATCTCGAACTGTTTCGCCTGTTGCGCGAACGCGATGCGGACGGCGCGCGCCAGTCCGTGCAGCGTCATATCGAAGCGTTCCGCGCGACGCTTTTCAACCGGATCTGA
- a CDS encoding cation:proton antiporter, which produces MHHGIGFIQDLAVVMAFAGVVTVLFHRLKQPVVLGYIAAGVIIGPYTPPFQLIHDEATIQTLGELGVVFLMFSLGLEFSLRKLFRVGATAIVAALSEIVLMLWIGYEIGSAFGWSPMDSLFLGAILAISSTTIIVKALSELGLKRENFAQLVFGILIVEDILAIAMLVLLSGIAQTGQLSAGVALMTLGKLLLFMTVSLVVGILVVPRALNYVARSRSDEMLLVSVLGFCFGFCLLVVKLDYSIALGAFLIGAIMAESRHLHRIEHLIAPLRDAFSAIFFVTIGLMLDPRILVDYAWPIAVITVAVIVGKIVSCGLGTFLAGKDGRTAMRVGMTVSQIGEFSFIIASLGLTLKVTSAFLYPIAVAVSALTTLFTPYLIRAADPITQRLGRAMPATLANVFGMYSQWLGSLRPASNEPTLLGMTRRIVLQIAVNLALVAAIFLGVSYGAPHASDFLAHWVNSEPLQRVVLWSGALLVSLPFLVAVYRKTKSLALLLAEVSVQPAKAGRFTSAIRYAISDLVPIVSMVGVFLLVAALSGGILPPTGLLVAVLLCAALLVALLWRWCVRIHATLQIALRETFEEQPDP; this is translated from the coding sequence ATGCACCACGGAATCGGCTTCATTCAGGATCTGGCGGTCGTGATGGCGTTTGCCGGCGTCGTCACCGTGCTGTTCCATCGCCTGAAGCAGCCGGTGGTGCTGGGCTATATCGCGGCGGGCGTGATCATCGGGCCGTACACGCCGCCGTTCCAGTTGATCCACGACGAGGCGACCATCCAGACGCTCGGCGAACTCGGTGTGGTGTTCCTGATGTTCTCGCTGGGGCTCGAATTCAGTCTGCGCAAGCTGTTCCGGGTCGGCGCGACCGCCATCGTCGCGGCGCTCTCGGAGATCGTGCTGATGCTGTGGATCGGTTACGAGATCGGCAGTGCGTTCGGCTGGAGCCCGATGGATTCGTTATTTCTCGGTGCGATCCTCGCCATCTCGTCGACGACGATCATCGTCAAGGCACTCTCCGAACTGGGTCTTAAGCGCGAGAACTTCGCGCAACTCGTGTTCGGCATTCTGATCGTCGAGGACATCCTCGCGATTGCGATGCTCGTGCTGTTGTCGGGCATCGCGCAGACCGGTCAACTCAGCGCGGGCGTTGCACTGATGACGCTCGGCAAGCTGCTGCTGTTCATGACCGTGTCGCTGGTGGTCGGCATTCTGGTCGTGCCGCGTGCGCTCAATTACGTGGCGCGTTCGCGCAGCGACGAGATGCTGCTCGTATCGGTGCTCGGTTTCTGTTTTGGCTTCTGTCTGCTGGTCGTGAAGCTCGACTACAGCATCGCGCTCGGCGCGTTCCTGATCGGCGCGATCATGGCCGAGTCGCGGCACCTGCATCGCATCGAGCATCTGATCGCGCCGCTGCGCGACGCGTTCTCCGCGATCTTCTTCGTGACGATCGGCCTGATGCTCGATCCGCGCATCCTCGTCGACTATGCATGGCCGATTGCGGTGATCACGGTGGCGGTGATCGTCGGCAAGATCGTGTCGTGCGGCCTCGGCACATTCCTCGCGGGCAAGGACGGGCGTACCGCGATGCGCGTCGGCATGACCGTGTCGCAGATCGGCGAGTTCTCGTTCATCATCGCGTCGCTTGGGTTGACGTTGAAGGTGACGAGCGCGTTTCTGTATCCGATCGCGGTGGCCGTGTCGGCGCTGACCACGTTGTTCACGCCATATCTGATCCGCGCCGCCGATCCGATTACGCAGCGTCTTGGCCGCGCGATGCCGGCTACGCTGGCCAACGTGTTCGGTATGTACTCGCAATGGCTTGGTAGCTTGCGGCCCGCGAGCAACGAACCGACGCTGCTCGGCATGACGCGGCGGATCGTGCTGCAGATCGCAGTGAACCTCGCACTCGTCGCGGCGATTTTTCTCGGCGTTTCGTATGGTGCGCCGCATGCAAGCGACTTCCTTGCGCACTGGGTGAATTCGGAGCCACTGCAGCGCGTCGTGCTGTGGAGCGGGGCGCTGCTGGTGTCGCTGCCGTTTCTCGTCGCGGTCTATCGCAAGACCAAATCGCTCGCGTTGTTGCTCGCGGAAGTCAGCGTACAGCCGGCGAAAGCGGGGCGCTTCACGAGCGCGATCCGCTATGCGATTTCCGACCTCGTGCCGATCGTCTCGATGGTGGGGGTATTCCTGCTGGTGGCGGCGCTATCGGGCGGCATTCTGCCGCCGACCGGTCTGCTCGTCGCCGTACTCCTGTGCGCGGCATTGCTGGTGGCATTGCTGTGGCGCTGGTGCGTGAGAATTCACGCGACGTTGCAGATCGCATTGCGCGAAACGTTCGAGGAACAGCCTGATCCGTGA
- a CDS encoding DUF2848 domain-containing protein, protein MSQVSFNVVSRSGTSAPSTVDLNRLTIAGWAGRDQAAIEHHIAELAALGVKRPSTTPLFYRLGAGLLTQAEQIDVVGTKSSGEAECVLVHSADGLLVTIGSDHTDREVEAYGVTVSKQICPKPVARDAWRFDDVVGHWDQLQLRAHAVLNGERRLYQQGSVASLLAAADLLERAPVPAGAAMFCGTLAVIGGIVGMGDGDALELELHDPVLNRTLRHAYRVRALPIVE, encoded by the coding sequence ATGTCGCAGGTGTCGTTCAATGTCGTGAGCCGCTCGGGAACGAGCGCCCCGTCCACCGTCGATCTCAACCGGTTGACGATCGCCGGTTGGGCCGGCCGCGACCAGGCGGCGATCGAGCATCACATCGCCGAACTCGCCGCGCTCGGCGTCAAACGCCCGTCCACGACACCGCTCTTCTACCGTCTCGGCGCCGGCCTGCTCACGCAGGCGGAACAGATCGACGTGGTCGGCACGAAATCGAGCGGCGAAGCCGAGTGCGTGCTGGTCCATAGCGCCGACGGACTGCTCGTGACGATCGGCTCCGACCACACGGACCGCGAAGTCGAAGCCTACGGCGTAACCGTATCGAAGCAGATCTGCCCGAAGCCAGTAGCACGCGATGCGTGGCGCTTCGACGACGTCGTCGGCCACTGGGATCAGTTGCAGTTGCGCGCGCATGCCGTACTGAACGGCGAGCGTCGCCTGTACCAGCAAGGCAGCGTGGCCTCGCTGCTCGCCGCCGCCGATCTGCTCGAACGCGCACCGGTGCCGGCCGGCGCGGCGATGTTCTGCGGCACGCTGGCGGTGATCGGCGGCATCGTCGGGATGGGAGACGGCGATGCGCTCGAACTCGAACTGCATGACCCCGTGCTGAACCGCACGCTGCGCCACGCGTATCGCGTGCGCGCATTACCCATCGTCGAATGA
- a CDS encoding MFS transporter, translated as MNLTPAASAEASALRKITWHIMPFLFLVYVLSYLDRVNIGYAKLQFTGDLGLSNAAYGLGAGIFFFGYFVFEVPSNLLLKRFGARATIARITILWGALSCAMMFVHSETTFYVLRFFLGVAEAGLVPGVVLYLTFWFPSDRRARMVAVFMAAIPVAGIIGAPLSGFLMSALHEAHGLRGWQWMFLIEGIPSILTGFWALAVLRNSPADAAWLTAEEKHAILGRLARENSVAAAAGAEHSLAVALRSSRFWLLTLIYFCLVTGNAGFSFWLPQIVKDLGVTNLLTNGFVTAIPYLAAGIGMILIGRSSDVTGERRWHYAVCCFLGAAGLIGSASVTNSIPLAVTGLSIAYVGILAGFGIFWSMSTTFLQGTAAVAGIAVINSIANLAGYVSPYVLGIVKDATHSVTYGLLLIAGALIVGGLVTLAMPRVKVLHGATSAA; from the coding sequence ATGAACCTCACTCCCGCCGCTTCCGCCGAAGCCAGCGCGCTGCGCAAGATCACCTGGCACATCATGCCGTTCCTGTTTCTGGTCTATGTGCTGTCGTATCTCGACCGCGTGAACATCGGCTACGCGAAGCTGCAGTTCACCGGCGACCTCGGCCTGTCGAATGCAGCTTATGGGCTCGGTGCAGGGATCTTCTTCTTTGGTTACTTCGTGTTCGAGGTGCCGAGCAATCTGCTTTTGAAGCGCTTCGGCGCACGCGCCACGATTGCCCGCATCACGATCCTGTGGGGCGCGCTGTCGTGCGCGATGATGTTCGTGCATTCGGAGACCACGTTCTATGTGCTGCGTTTTTTCCTCGGCGTCGCCGAAGCCGGTCTCGTGCCGGGCGTCGTGCTGTATCTGACGTTCTGGTTTCCGTCCGACCGGCGCGCGCGGATGGTCGCCGTGTTCATGGCGGCGATTCCGGTGGCGGGCATCATCGGTGCGCCGTTGTCGGGGTTCCTGATGTCGGCGCTGCATGAAGCGCACGGACTGCGCGGCTGGCAGTGGATGTTCCTGATCGAAGGCATTCCGTCGATCCTGACCGGCTTCTGGGCGCTCGCCGTGCTGCGCAACAGCCCCGCCGACGCCGCCTGGCTCACCGCCGAAGAAAAGCACGCCATCCTCGGCCGGCTCGCCCGCGAAAACAGCGTCGCGGCCGCAGCGGGCGCGGAACACAGTCTTGCCGTCGCGCTGCGCTCCAGTCGCTTCTGGCTGCTGACGCTGATCTACTTTTGTCTCGTCACCGGCAATGCGGGCTTCTCGTTCTGGTTGCCGCAGATCGTCAAGGACCTCGGCGTGACGAACCTGCTGACGAACGGCTTCGTCACCGCGATTCCCTATCTCGCGGCGGGCATCGGCATGATCCTGATCGGCCGTTCGTCGGATGTGACGGGCGAGCGTCGGTGGCATTACGCGGTGTGCTGCTTCCTTGGCGCGGCTGGGTTGATCGGCAGTGCGTCAGTCACGAACTCGATTCCGCTTGCCGTAACCGGTCTGTCGATCGCGTACGTCGGCATCCTCGCGGGCTTCGGCATTTTCTGGTCGATGTCGACGACGTTTCTGCAAGGTACGGCTGCGGTCGCCGGCATTGCCGTGATCAATTCGATTGCGAATCTGGCCGGCTACGTGAGCCCGTATGTGCTCGGCATCGTCAAGGATGCGACGCATAGCGTGACTTACGGCTTGCTATTGATCGCTGGTGCATTGATCGTCGGTGGACTTGTCACGCTCGCGATGCCGCGCGTGAAGGTACTGCACGGTGCGACGAGTGCGGCGTAA
- a CDS encoding gamma-glutamyl-gamma-aminobutyrate hydrolase family protein, producing MSENKPDQPAVPGTPSPSTAHPDAAKPAPPPSATPPVQAATEASSTDSPVSASNVTPADPGAAQRQDAAEARASAAQATARQEAEVRARTGGAHANQGAGAEATANAGASPGEVSAAGAEQASTSDVPGETAAAASAARAGAPPPGFGAAPDFSASNPPPPNAIPPGQPAYLKQADSAWSVFGRIVAARARRIFDRAGQRITQRTLRIGVSARIFHPEPGAKGLRGKTLQYLEESIAHWVMSRDVLVFMIPTVGHQGMLHPSNIRLRDYAKHLDGLLLQGGADVSPQSYTEAATHPEWPGDRVRDMYELELLHEFVESGKPVLGVCRGCQLINVAFGGTLYQDIATDVPTAAVHVNEHYDQHRHSIHFPDGSTLANMFPGRREAIVNSIHHQAVKTLGRDLNIEAVSATDGIIEAVRYRRAPFVVGVQWHPEFHRAGGPELLDCTPLLDTFLRVARETRF from the coding sequence ATGAGCGAAAACAAACCTGATCAGCCTGCCGTACCGGGCACCCCCTCTCCCTCCACCGCCCACCCGGATGCCGCGAAGCCGGCGCCACCTCCGTCTGCTACACCACCGGTGCAAGCCGCTACCGAAGCGTCATCGACCGATTCACCCGTCAGTGCCTCGAACGTCACGCCTGCCGATCCCGGCGCCGCGCAGCGGCAAGATGCGGCCGAAGCGCGTGCTTCCGCTGCACAGGCGACTGCAAGGCAGGAAGCCGAGGTGCGCGCGCGGACCGGCGGTGCACATGCGAACCAGGGTGCCGGCGCGGAAGCAACCGCAAATGCCGGCGCGAGCCCCGGCGAGGTGTCGGCGGCCGGGGCGGAACAGGCCAGTACCAGCGATGTCCCTGGGGAAACCGCGGCAGCCGCATCCGCTGCGCGCGCCGGTGCACCGCCACCCGGTTTCGGCGCGGCGCCGGATTTCAGCGCATCGAATCCGCCGCCGCCCAATGCGATACCGCCAGGCCAGCCCGCGTACCTGAAGCAGGCCGATTCCGCGTGGTCGGTGTTTGGACGGATCGTCGCGGCGCGGGCGCGGCGCATCTTCGATCGTGCCGGCCAGCGCATCACGCAACGCACATTACGCATTGGTGTCTCCGCACGGATCTTCCATCCTGAGCCCGGTGCGAAGGGATTGCGCGGCAAGACGCTGCAATACCTCGAGGAATCGATTGCGCACTGGGTGATGTCGCGTGATGTGCTCGTGTTCATGATCCCGACGGTCGGTCATCAGGGCATGCTGCACCCGAGCAACATTCGTCTGCGCGATTACGCGAAGCATCTCGATGGGCTGCTGCTGCAAGGCGGTGCGGATGTTTCGCCGCAGTCGTACACGGAGGCCGCGACGCATCCCGAATGGCCCGGCGACCGCGTGCGCGATATGTACGAACTGGAACTGCTGCACGAGTTCGTCGAGTCGGGCAAACCGGTGCTCGGTGTGTGCCGTGGGTGCCAGCTCATCAACGTCGCGTTCGGCGGCACGCTGTATCAGGACATCGCCACCGATGTGCCGACCGCCGCCGTGCACGTCAACGAGCACTACGACCAGCATCGCCACTCGATTCATTTCCCCGATGGCTCGACGCTCGCGAACATGTTCCCGGGCCGGCGCGAGGCGATCGTCAACTCGATCCATCACCAGGCGGTGAAGACGCTCGGGCGCGATCTGAACATCGAAGCCGTGTCGGCGACCGACGGCATCATCGAAGCCGTGCGCTACCGGCGTGCGCCGTTCGTGGTGGGCGTGCAGTGGCATCCGGAGTTTCATCGTGCGGGTGGGCCGGAGCTGCTCGATTGCACACCGTTGCTCGATACGTTTTTACGCGTCGCGCGCGAGACGCGTTTCTAG